The genomic window GCGTGAGGTTGTGGGTCGCCCTCAGTATGACCTCGTGGAAGCCGAAGTTCAGCGCCGCCAGGGCCGCCGGGTCGTTGGCCTTCGTGGCCGCCTCCAGGCGCTCCTGCATGTGCTCGAGGCGGACGAACTCGCGCTGCGTCATCTTGCCCGCGGCCAGCCGGGCCGCCAGGCCCTCGAGGGCCGACCTCACCGCGTAGATGTCCTCGATCTCCCCGGCCGTCAGCTCGGCGACGATGGCGCCGCCGCGCTTGTCGCGGCTCACCAGGCCCTCGCTCTCGAGGCGGAAGATCGCCTCCCGCACCGGGGTGCGGCTCACCCCCAGCATCTGGGCCGTGGCCTCCTCGACGAGCCGCGTGCCGGGCGGCATCTGGCCCTCGACGATGATCTCGCGCAGCCGGTGGTAGACCTTCTCCGCCGTGACCGCCCCGGAGCCGCCGCTGCCGGAGACGCTCCCCTCGGCGGTCGGGGCGGTGGCGGTGGTCGTCTTCGCCTGGCGCCGTGTCATGCGGCGGGAAGCGCCTCTACCCCGGCGCGGCGTGCTCCTCCGTCGCTGCGTCGGGCCGCGTTGCGTGGCCCTCGCCCCCTGCGCGCGGTCGCGAGAGCGTGACGTCGGTCCTGCGCCTCCGCGGGGGCGCCCCCCTTCACCTCGACAGGCATGCTTCACCCCTCCTCAGGCACGTGTGGGACTGTGCCGGTGGTACGGAACGGCGTGAACCCGTATCCCGCAGTATACGACGCGCGGTCCCCGGAACCGCGCTGCCCCTCGGCGTCGCCCGAAGGCCGTGAGCCGAGATCAGACATCCAGGTCCGTCACGACGATCAGGCGACTCCTCGCCTCCACACCCCGGGCCGGCAGCTCGTCGACGCCGGCTCCGCCGCCGGCGAGCAGGCGCGAGAGCGCGGTCCTCTTCTCCTCCCCCGTGACGAGGAACACCACGACGTCGCTGCCGTTCAGGGACCTGAACGTGAGGCTCAGGCGCCGCGAACCCGTCTCGGGCTGCGCCGTGGCGACCGTGAGCGCGGTGCTCCCCAGGGCGGGGGAG from Trueperaceae bacterium includes these protein-coding regions:
- a CDS encoding GntR family transcriptional regulator, whose protein sequence is MTRRQAKTTTATAPTAEGSVSGSGGSGAVTAEKVYHRLREIIVEGQMPPGTRLVEEATAQMLGVSRTPVREAIFRLESEGLVSRDKRGGAIVAELTAGEIEDIYAVRSALEGLAARLAAGKMTQREFVRLEHMQERLEAATKANDPAALAALNFGFHEVILRATHNLTLIGFMEQIHASLRRATQTTLAYPGRAQQALAEHQALIEAFRRKDAAEAERIARQHIENAFNIRLLLNVREELD